In Ischnura elegans chromosome 9, ioIscEleg1.1, whole genome shotgun sequence, the following proteins share a genomic window:
- the LOC124165067 gene encoding uncharacterized protein LOC124165067 isoform X2 gives MMVFGAVTRGVKGLWRSRGLGAAGRVPSHKVQQLFNDMDLFPSKSQVYEMLQCAKECAQRSSASYLTFGEFCLFASELKRCYDGGVSRPLQMSRLPPEKRAEKMDGKGSGRRWSKRGLVSSFSSKPTVPNAGVVVSSHGGSPFDSAGSKSTEMGGSETDGQGIHSEPLPVKCEVFLGGSCNPTTWRQDIAIPALNALGISYYNPQVSQWGPELIEQEHTAKQTASLLFFVIDSQTRSVASMLEVAHISGRQRKLVLVVLPYQGPGQLVCGEPISQREFEDLSSGQAVMQDLVERQGIPVFDSIPVALDCAAKVLRENIGVQDLGLKDNAQPVKMGHVQLGDKLLKLRETFDDLDTGKTGKLSLMEVCLAFQSLSGRTLHPDELLIVASGILGRESEAADGSIENNHHCMDGEPKQPKRRQQLVPRMLCVNLTNESALRVNFEQFCAIVAEFKARGHLDCIAQSSDSKANSDREKRTEEMKPSKDTEEHSEGTTLNSTERAVDSQHHILELGGNGQTLSTTLARNDGELSRQIDVYLGGSCGDSRWREDIAIPILKQRGLAWFDPQSVAWAGQRLSPLEAAAMEKCLCLLFVITCNTRAVAAMTMAAHYVGLECEVVLCVQRLPEDCVIGNDRLSAQAIKDYNRARMYLLDLASREGIPVFAEISEAVECAASKCQSLQLR, from the exons GGGGGTGAAGGGGCTATGGAGGAGCCGCGGCCTGGGTGCCGCCGGTAGAGTACCGTCACACAAAGTGCAGCAGCTATTCAACGATATGGACCTCTTTCCATCCAAATCTCAGG TTTATGAAATGCTCCAGTGTGCAAAGGAGTGTGCACAGCGCAGCTCAGCATCTTATCTTACCTTTGGAGAGTTCTGCTTATTTGCATCAGAGTTGAAACGCTGCTATGATGGAGG TGTGTCCAGGCCATTGCAGATGTCAAGACTGCCACCTGAGAAGAGGGCAGAGAAAATGGATGGCAAGGGCAGCGGCCGTAGGTGGAGCAAACGAGGTCTTGTGTCTTCATTCTCATCCAAGCCAACTGTTCCAA ATGCAGGGGTAGTTGTGTCAAGCCATGGGGGTTCACCATTTGACTCAGCGGGAAGTAAAAGTACAGAAATGGGTGGATCGGAGACAGATGGACAGGGTATTCATTCTGAGCCTCTTCCAGTGAAATGTGAAGTTTTCCTGGGAGGGTCTTGCAATCCTACAACATGGAGGCAAGACATTGCCATACCTGCTCTCAATGCGTTGGGCATCTCTTATTACAATCCA CAAGTTTCCCAATGGGGTCCAGAATTAATAGAACAGGAGCACACTGCCAAACAGACAGCTTCGCTTCTCTTCTTTGTTATCGACTCCCAGACGAGGTCAGTCGCATCCATGCTGGAGGTGGCCCATATATCAGGGAGGCAGCGGAAGCTGGTGCTGGTGGTCCTTCCATACCAAGGACCTGGGCAGCTTGTTTGTGGAGAGCCAATTTCTCAGAG AGAGTTTGAAGATCTCAGCAGTGGTCAAGCAGTTATGCAAGATCTAGTGGAACGCCAAGGAATTCCTGTATTTGATAGCATCCCTGTTGCTTTGGACTGTGCTGCCAAG GTTCTTCGTGAAAACATTGGGGTCCAGGATTTGGGTCTCAAAGACAATGCTCAACCTGTTAAAATGGGGCATGTTCAGCTGGGAGACAAGCTTTT GAAATTAAGGGAGACTTTCGATGACCTTGATACTGGGAAAACTGGAAAATTGAGTCTCATGGAG GTATGTCTTGCCTTCCAATCGTTGTCTGGTAGAACCCTTCATCCAGATGAACTCCTAATTGTGGCATcag GGATACTTGGACGAGAAAGTGAAGCTGCTGATGGCTCAATAGAGAACAATCATCACTGCATGGATGGTGAACCAAAGCAGCCAAAACGGCGGCAACAACTAGTGCCTCGGATGTTGTGTGTAAATTTGACGAATGAGAGTGCCTTACGAGTTAACTTTGAGCAGTTTTGTGCAATTGTGGCGGAATTCAAAGCCAGGGGCCATTTAGACTGTATAGCACAGTCTAGTGATAGCAAGGCTAATTCTGATAGAGAGAAGAGAACTGAAGAAATGAAACCGTCCAAAGACACTGAGGAGCATTCAGAAG GAACCACGTTGAATTCAACAGAAAGAGCTGTGGATTCTCAGCATCACATTTTAGAATTAGGTGGGAATGGACAGACACTTTCAACAACATTAGCCAGGAATGATGGTGAATTATCAAGACAAATAGATGTGTATCTCGGTGGTTCTTGTGGGGATTCAAGATGGAGGGAGGACATTGCCATTCCTATATTGAA gCAGCGTGGTCTGGCATGGTTCGATCCTCAAAGTGTTGCATGGGCAGGTCAGCGACTCAGTCCATTAGAAGCTGCAGCTATGGAAAAGTGCCTGTGCTTGTTATTTGTTATTACGTGCAACACTAGGGCAGTTGCTGCTATGACCATG GCAGCGCATTATGTTGGCCTTGAGTGTGAAGTGGTGCTGTGTGTGCAAAGGCTACCAGAAGATTGTGTCATTGGAAATGATAGG CTGTCTGCTCAAGCAATCAAGGACTACAATCGTGCCCGCATGTACCTACTTGACCTGGCGTCTAGAGAAGGCATTCCTGTTTTTGCAGAAATCTCTGAGGCTGTGGAGTGTGCTGCATCAAAGTGTCAGAGTCTACAGTTGCGGTAG
- the LOC124165067 gene encoding uncharacterized protein LOC124165067 isoform X3 produces MVWKPRATRGVKGLWRSRGLGAAGRVPSHKVQQLFNDMDLFPSKSQVYEMLQCAKECAQRSSASYLTFGEFCLFASELKRCYDGGVSRPLQMSRLPPEKRAEKMDGKGSGRRWSKRGLVSSFSSKPTVPNAGVVVSSHGGSPFDSAGSKSTEMGGSETDGQGIHSEPLPVKCEVFLGGSCNPTTWRQDIAIPALNALGISYYNPQVSQWGPELIEQEHTAKQTASLLFFVIDSQTRSVASMLEVAHISGRQRKLVLVVLPYQGPGQLVCGEPISQREFEDLSSGQAVMQDLVERQGIPVFDSIPVALDCAAKVLRENIGVQDLGLKDNAQPVKMGHVQLGDKLLKLRETFDDLDTGKTGKLSLMEVCLAFQSLSGRTLHPDELLIVASGILGRESEAADGSIENNHHCMDGEPKQPKRRQQLVPRMLCVNLTNESALRVNFEQFCAIVAEFKARGHLDCIAQSSDSKANSDREKRTEEMKPSKDTEEHSEGTTLNSTERAVDSQHHILELGGNGQTLSTTLARNDGELSRQIDVYLGGSCGDSRWREDIAIPILKQRGLAWFDPQSVAWAGQRLSPLEAAAMEKCLCLLFVITCNTRAVAAMTMLSAQAIKDYNRARMYLLDLASREGIPVFAEISEAVECAASKCQSLQLR; encoded by the exons GGGGGTGAAGGGGCTATGGAGGAGCCGCGGCCTGGGTGCCGCCGGTAGAGTACCGTCACACAAAGTGCAGCAGCTATTCAACGATATGGACCTCTTTCCATCCAAATCTCAGG TTTATGAAATGCTCCAGTGTGCAAAGGAGTGTGCACAGCGCAGCTCAGCATCTTATCTTACCTTTGGAGAGTTCTGCTTATTTGCATCAGAGTTGAAACGCTGCTATGATGGAGG TGTGTCCAGGCCATTGCAGATGTCAAGACTGCCACCTGAGAAGAGGGCAGAGAAAATGGATGGCAAGGGCAGCGGCCGTAGGTGGAGCAAACGAGGTCTTGTGTCTTCATTCTCATCCAAGCCAACTGTTCCAA ATGCAGGGGTAGTTGTGTCAAGCCATGGGGGTTCACCATTTGACTCAGCGGGAAGTAAAAGTACAGAAATGGGTGGATCGGAGACAGATGGACAGGGTATTCATTCTGAGCCTCTTCCAGTGAAATGTGAAGTTTTCCTGGGAGGGTCTTGCAATCCTACAACATGGAGGCAAGACATTGCCATACCTGCTCTCAATGCGTTGGGCATCTCTTATTACAATCCA CAAGTTTCCCAATGGGGTCCAGAATTAATAGAACAGGAGCACACTGCCAAACAGACAGCTTCGCTTCTCTTCTTTGTTATCGACTCCCAGACGAGGTCAGTCGCATCCATGCTGGAGGTGGCCCATATATCAGGGAGGCAGCGGAAGCTGGTGCTGGTGGTCCTTCCATACCAAGGACCTGGGCAGCTTGTTTGTGGAGAGCCAATTTCTCAGAG AGAGTTTGAAGATCTCAGCAGTGGTCAAGCAGTTATGCAAGATCTAGTGGAACGCCAAGGAATTCCTGTATTTGATAGCATCCCTGTTGCTTTGGACTGTGCTGCCAAG GTTCTTCGTGAAAACATTGGGGTCCAGGATTTGGGTCTCAAAGACAATGCTCAACCTGTTAAAATGGGGCATGTTCAGCTGGGAGACAAGCTTTT GAAATTAAGGGAGACTTTCGATGACCTTGATACTGGGAAAACTGGAAAATTGAGTCTCATGGAG GTATGTCTTGCCTTCCAATCGTTGTCTGGTAGAACCCTTCATCCAGATGAACTCCTAATTGTGGCATcag GGATACTTGGACGAGAAAGTGAAGCTGCTGATGGCTCAATAGAGAACAATCATCACTGCATGGATGGTGAACCAAAGCAGCCAAAACGGCGGCAACAACTAGTGCCTCGGATGTTGTGTGTAAATTTGACGAATGAGAGTGCCTTACGAGTTAACTTTGAGCAGTTTTGTGCAATTGTGGCGGAATTCAAAGCCAGGGGCCATTTAGACTGTATAGCACAGTCTAGTGATAGCAAGGCTAATTCTGATAGAGAGAAGAGAACTGAAGAAATGAAACCGTCCAAAGACACTGAGGAGCATTCAGAAG GAACCACGTTGAATTCAACAGAAAGAGCTGTGGATTCTCAGCATCACATTTTAGAATTAGGTGGGAATGGACAGACACTTTCAACAACATTAGCCAGGAATGATGGTGAATTATCAAGACAAATAGATGTGTATCTCGGTGGTTCTTGTGGGGATTCAAGATGGAGGGAGGACATTGCCATTCCTATATTGAA gCAGCGTGGTCTGGCATGGTTCGATCCTCAAAGTGTTGCATGGGCAGGTCAGCGACTCAGTCCATTAGAAGCTGCAGCTATGGAAAAGTGCCTGTGCTTGTTATTTGTTATTACGTGCAACACTAGGGCAGTTGCTGCTATGACCATG CTGTCTGCTCAAGCAATCAAGGACTACAATCGTGCCCGCATGTACCTACTTGACCTGGCGTCTAGAGAAGGCATTCCTGTTTTTGCAGAAATCTCTGAGGCTGTGGAGTGTGCTGCATCAAAGTGTCAGAGTCTACAGTTGCGGTAG
- the LOC124165067 gene encoding uncharacterized protein LOC124165067 isoform X1, with amino-acid sequence MVWKPRATRGVKGLWRSRGLGAAGRVPSHKVQQLFNDMDLFPSKSQVYEMLQCAKECAQRSSASYLTFGEFCLFASELKRCYDGGVSRPLQMSRLPPEKRAEKMDGKGSGRRWSKRGLVSSFSSKPTVPNAGVVVSSHGGSPFDSAGSKSTEMGGSETDGQGIHSEPLPVKCEVFLGGSCNPTTWRQDIAIPALNALGISYYNPQVSQWGPELIEQEHTAKQTASLLFFVIDSQTRSVASMLEVAHISGRQRKLVLVVLPYQGPGQLVCGEPISQREFEDLSSGQAVMQDLVERQGIPVFDSIPVALDCAAKVLRENIGVQDLGLKDNAQPVKMGHVQLGDKLLKLRETFDDLDTGKTGKLSLMEVCLAFQSLSGRTLHPDELLIVASGILGRESEAADGSIENNHHCMDGEPKQPKRRQQLVPRMLCVNLTNESALRVNFEQFCAIVAEFKARGHLDCIAQSSDSKANSDREKRTEEMKPSKDTEEHSEGTTLNSTERAVDSQHHILELGGNGQTLSTTLARNDGELSRQIDVYLGGSCGDSRWREDIAIPILKQRGLAWFDPQSVAWAGQRLSPLEAAAMEKCLCLLFVITCNTRAVAAMTMAAHYVGLECEVVLCVQRLPEDCVIGNDRLSAQAIKDYNRARMYLLDLASREGIPVFAEISEAVECAASKCQSLQLR; translated from the exons GGGGGTGAAGGGGCTATGGAGGAGCCGCGGCCTGGGTGCCGCCGGTAGAGTACCGTCACACAAAGTGCAGCAGCTATTCAACGATATGGACCTCTTTCCATCCAAATCTCAGG TTTATGAAATGCTCCAGTGTGCAAAGGAGTGTGCACAGCGCAGCTCAGCATCTTATCTTACCTTTGGAGAGTTCTGCTTATTTGCATCAGAGTTGAAACGCTGCTATGATGGAGG TGTGTCCAGGCCATTGCAGATGTCAAGACTGCCACCTGAGAAGAGGGCAGAGAAAATGGATGGCAAGGGCAGCGGCCGTAGGTGGAGCAAACGAGGTCTTGTGTCTTCATTCTCATCCAAGCCAACTGTTCCAA ATGCAGGGGTAGTTGTGTCAAGCCATGGGGGTTCACCATTTGACTCAGCGGGAAGTAAAAGTACAGAAATGGGTGGATCGGAGACAGATGGACAGGGTATTCATTCTGAGCCTCTTCCAGTGAAATGTGAAGTTTTCCTGGGAGGGTCTTGCAATCCTACAACATGGAGGCAAGACATTGCCATACCTGCTCTCAATGCGTTGGGCATCTCTTATTACAATCCA CAAGTTTCCCAATGGGGTCCAGAATTAATAGAACAGGAGCACACTGCCAAACAGACAGCTTCGCTTCTCTTCTTTGTTATCGACTCCCAGACGAGGTCAGTCGCATCCATGCTGGAGGTGGCCCATATATCAGGGAGGCAGCGGAAGCTGGTGCTGGTGGTCCTTCCATACCAAGGACCTGGGCAGCTTGTTTGTGGAGAGCCAATTTCTCAGAG AGAGTTTGAAGATCTCAGCAGTGGTCAAGCAGTTATGCAAGATCTAGTGGAACGCCAAGGAATTCCTGTATTTGATAGCATCCCTGTTGCTTTGGACTGTGCTGCCAAG GTTCTTCGTGAAAACATTGGGGTCCAGGATTTGGGTCTCAAAGACAATGCTCAACCTGTTAAAATGGGGCATGTTCAGCTGGGAGACAAGCTTTT GAAATTAAGGGAGACTTTCGATGACCTTGATACTGGGAAAACTGGAAAATTGAGTCTCATGGAG GTATGTCTTGCCTTCCAATCGTTGTCTGGTAGAACCCTTCATCCAGATGAACTCCTAATTGTGGCATcag GGATACTTGGACGAGAAAGTGAAGCTGCTGATGGCTCAATAGAGAACAATCATCACTGCATGGATGGTGAACCAAAGCAGCCAAAACGGCGGCAACAACTAGTGCCTCGGATGTTGTGTGTAAATTTGACGAATGAGAGTGCCTTACGAGTTAACTTTGAGCAGTTTTGTGCAATTGTGGCGGAATTCAAAGCCAGGGGCCATTTAGACTGTATAGCACAGTCTAGTGATAGCAAGGCTAATTCTGATAGAGAGAAGAGAACTGAAGAAATGAAACCGTCCAAAGACACTGAGGAGCATTCAGAAG GAACCACGTTGAATTCAACAGAAAGAGCTGTGGATTCTCAGCATCACATTTTAGAATTAGGTGGGAATGGACAGACACTTTCAACAACATTAGCCAGGAATGATGGTGAATTATCAAGACAAATAGATGTGTATCTCGGTGGTTCTTGTGGGGATTCAAGATGGAGGGAGGACATTGCCATTCCTATATTGAA gCAGCGTGGTCTGGCATGGTTCGATCCTCAAAGTGTTGCATGGGCAGGTCAGCGACTCAGTCCATTAGAAGCTGCAGCTATGGAAAAGTGCCTGTGCTTGTTATTTGTTATTACGTGCAACACTAGGGCAGTTGCTGCTATGACCATG GCAGCGCATTATGTTGGCCTTGAGTGTGAAGTGGTGCTGTGTGTGCAAAGGCTACCAGAAGATTGTGTCATTGGAAATGATAGG CTGTCTGCTCAAGCAATCAAGGACTACAATCGTGCCCGCATGTACCTACTTGACCTGGCGTCTAGAGAAGGCATTCCTGTTTTTGCAGAAATCTCTGAGGCTGTGGAGTGTGCTGCATCAAAGTGTCAGAGTCTACAGTTGCGGTAG